GAAAGCGTGGCAAGATGGATGTAGTCGTCCTCGGGGATTTGAATGCGATGCCGCTTGCGCAGTTCCATCACAATGTCGAGAAAATCCATGCTATCAAGTTCGATTTGCTCGCGCAGCGGCTTGTTGTCGTCGAGGCTCGACAAATCTTCATCAGGCACGATGTCTGATAGAATATCAATGATTTCGTCGCGTATTTCAGGGGAATTCATGGGTCGCTCGTGATACTAAAAAAAGTTTACCGCGAAGTGTTTCTTGGTCAGTGATTGGTTGGCGTTTTTGAAATAATCGTACCGGCCACTGGAAGCCATCGTTACGATCTGCGGTCAATGAATTCACAATTCTTCAAGATCGATTTCTATCACCACCGACAATGGACGACTGGCCACGGACGAATCACACCTTCTTGATAATTACCACCGAATTGATTCCAAGCATCCCGAAAGAATTGTTCAGAATCGTTCCGACGCGGTTTCGTTCTTGCGGATCGCCGGCGACCAGTCCTTCAAGGAGGCATTCGGGATCGGGACGTTCGAGATTAATGGTCGAATGACACACCCCATCGTCGAAAGCCGAAATGTTTCCAGCCAATTCCAGTGCGCCAGCCGCCCCCATGGCGTGTCCAATGAAACTCTTCGTATTATTGAACCGCACTCGATCGCTGCCGCCGAACACTTTTCGGAGCGCTTCGCATTCTTGGACGTCGCCTGACATGGTGCCCGTGGCATGCGTGCTGACAATGTCTATTTCGTCGGCCGACATGCCGCAGCGCTTGAGGGCACTTTGAACACACTCCGCTTGACGATCTGGATTTGGCATGACGAAATCGCTGGCATCGCTGTTGATCGCCCAACCGACGACTTCGCCATAAATCTTTGCCCCGCGGTCCACTGCGTCGCTCATTCGCTCGAGCACGTACAAGCAGCCCCCTTCGGCGACCACAATGCCATTGCGATCAGCATCAAACGGACGTGAGGCTTTGGTCGGGTCGTCGTGCGCGGCCAGCGCCCCCTGGGCTTTGAAACTCGCAAAAATGCCAAACGTATGTATACTCTCCGACACACCGCCCGCCAGCGCCACGTCGCACTCGCCGAGCAGCAGCATCTGCGCGCCTTGAATCAGTCCCGCGTTTCCCGCCGCGCAGGCCGCTCCAATCGTGTAATGTGGTCCTGTGATGCCCAGATTCAGTGAAATTTCTCCCGCCGGATTGTTGGCGACTGTTCGTGGATTGTGGTGGTGCGACCAAAACTTCGTGTCGTAGTCGAATGATTTCAATTGAAAAATTTCGTTCTCGGTCTCAACATTGCCGTGTTCGGTAACACCGATGTAGATGCCAACCACCGATTTATCAATATTCGGCCAATCCAACCCCGAATCGACGATCGCTTCGTGGGCACAGTAAATCCCAATACTGCCGGCTCTTGTGCCGCGGCGGACCTCCTTTTTCTTTTGATGACGCAGTTCGTCGAAATCACACACACCGGCCACGGTTTTTCCCACATAGCGAATATCGTAACTCCGCACTCCGCTACGGCCAGCCAGCAAATTGTGCCTGAATTCGCGCAAGGAATTCGCACCCGGCGCGGTCAACCCAACTCCAGTAATAACAATCCTTTGGGTATCGGACCGGGCAATCATTCAAGGCGGGTTCCGTATTTTCCTTCGCTATCGGGCAAACCTTGGAAATTACCGAAGAATCCGCTTGATGACAAGTATGTGAACTCGCCGTGAGGGATGCGATTTAGAGGTTACAGGGCTAGCAATGACAACTCCCGGCCAAAATTGCCGTGATAAACTCGTTGTCGGTGTTCACAACCAACACTGAATCCCATCCGAAAATGCTCGTACGACCAAATTCGACTTTTGAAATTTCACACTACCAAGCGAGCCAAATACATTTTCTGCGCGTGAATAAGGGAAGGATGGGGTAATTGCGACGACACCGCCAGCACTCATTTGCTTACAGAATTGACGTCAATTTGCCGCTTTTCCAATGAATTTGAGAAAGAAATAGCCCTGAAGCAAATCGAACGAGGCTTTTGGCTGCAATAACTCGCCTTGCCGCCCCCCCCTCGTCTTCGACTTGCAACCTGCTTTCACGCGATGCAATTTCATGGTTATTCAGCGAGGTGGGGCGATGGCAGCGACTCCTGCCTAAATCTCGGAGCGTCAAATCGATCGAAAAACCTGGAAAGTAACCCTCCTGGCAAGACCGCTGCGGCACAAAGCCAGCCCAGGGCCGCACCCCACAGGGTATCACTCAAATAATGGTATCCGCTAACCATTCGCTGCATGGCTGCCAAAATGGCAAAACTGGCAAAGAGCCATTTGCCTCGCGGTATCAACCATGACAAACCTACGGCCAAGGCGAAAGCGCTTGTTGTGTGTCCCGAAGGAAATGCTTGACCAGCGCTTCCGGCCGACGTAAGCGGCAGCCATCCATCGAAGGTTTGAAACACGGAAATATTCAGATCGAACAGTTTCAGCGGCCTGCGTCGAGCCAAGGCCATTTTGAGCAA
The genomic region above belongs to Pirellulales bacterium and contains:
- a CDS encoding beta-ketoacyl-[acyl-carrier-protein] synthase family protein, producing MIARSDTQRIVITGVGLTAPGANSLREFRHNLLAGRSGVRSYDIRYVGKTVAGVCDFDELRHQKKKEVRRGTRAGSIGIYCAHEAIVDSGLDWPNIDKSVVGIYIGVTEHGNVETENEIFQLKSFDYDTKFWSHHHNPRTVANNPAGEISLNLGITGPHYTIGAACAAGNAGLIQGAQMLLLGECDVALAGGVSESIHTFGIFASFKAQGALAAHDDPTKASRPFDADRNGIVVAEGGCLYVLERMSDAVDRGAKIYGEVVGWAINSDASDFVMPNPDRQAECVQSALKRCGMSADEIDIVSTHATGTMSGDVQECEALRKVFGGSDRVRFNNTKSFIGHAMGAAGALELAGNISAFDDGVCHSTINLERPDPECLLEGLVAGDPQERNRVGTILNNSFGMLGINSVVIIKKV
- a CDS encoding acyl carrier protein, whose amino-acid sequence is MNSPEIRDEIIDILSDIVPDEDLSSLDDNKPLREQIELDSMDFLDIVMELRKRHRIQIPEDDYIHLATLSGTVKYLEPLMRDLQQA
- a CDS encoding phosphatase PAP2 family protein, which codes for MPSLLQPQLRRDASHVASLDLLPSRQPRGVTFQFGVPAMLAMLGVAAMAVDMPLARLIDSGFVPDEIKKLFDLAEVFAHGYGFLAILIAVSVLAPERRRGLVRIASGWVFAGVVANLLKMALARRRPLKLFDLNISVFQTFDGWLPLTSAGSAGQAFPSGHTTSAFALAVGLSWLIPRGKWLFASFAILAAMQRMVSGYHYLSDTLWGAALGWLCAAAVLPGGLLSRFFDRFDAPRFRQESLPSPHLAE